In Siniperca chuatsi isolate FFG_IHB_CAS linkage group LG16, ASM2008510v1, whole genome shotgun sequence, the following proteins share a genomic window:
- the LOC122863039 gene encoding cytochrome P450 2K1-like isoform X1, with amino-acid sequence MGISDLFLQSSSSVALLGALVVLLLVYLVSSFSFSSQEYGKEPPGPRPLPVLGNLLQLDLKRPYNTLLELSKKYGSVFTVYFGPKKVVVLAGYKTVKEALVNHAEEFGDRDPMQIVNDSTQGNGVIWSNGDSWKEMRRFALTNLRDFGMGKKACEDKIIEECDYLIEVFKKFKDFFPVSLVAGEAFDTTQPIHYAVSNIICSMVYGSRFEYDDPVFTSLVERTNRNNQLLGTPSVQMYNMFPWVGKWFAGRKEFQKLFAANRKQNLQLFSRLKETLNPQMCRGLVDAFLVRKQNLEESGITNSHFHNENLLMTVIHLFVAGTDTTATTLRWGLLLMAKYPKIQDQVQEELSRVIGSRQVQVEDRKNLPFTDAVIHETQRLANIVPMALPHKTSQDVVFQGHFIKKGTTVYPLLTSVLYDESEWDRPHTFYPAHFLDKDGKFVKRDAFMPFSAGRRICPGESLARMELFVFFTTFLQHFRFSPAPGVSEDELDLTPRVGFTLSPSSHKLCAVSCI; translated from the exons ATGGGGATATCAGATCTTTTTCTCCAGTCCTCCAGTTCTGTCGCCCTGTTGGGGGCTCTGGTGGTCCTGCTGCTCGTCTACCTCGTCTCCTCCTTCAGCTTCAGCTCCCAGGAGTACGGGAAGGAACCTCCAGGACCCAGACCACTTCCCGTGCTCGGaaacctgctgcagctggaccTCAAGAGACCCTACAACACATTGCTGGAG CTTTCCAAGAAATATGGATCAGTGTTCACTGTCTATTTTGGACCCAAGAAAGTGGTGGTCCTGGCTGGATACAAGACAGTGAAGGAGGCGCTTGTCAATCATGCTGAAGAGTTTGGAGACAGAGATCCAATGCAAATTGTAAATGATTCTACTCAAGGAAATG GAGTTATATGGTCCAATGGTGATTCGTGGAAAGAGATGAGGCGCTTTGCCTTGACGAACCTGAGAGACTTTGGGATGGGCAAGAAGGCTTGTGAGGACAAAATCATTGAGGAATGTGACTACCTCATTGAAGTTTTTAAGAAATTTAAAG attttttcccCGTTTCCCTTGTTGCAGGAGAAGCTTTTGATACGACTCAACCAATACACTATGCTGTCTCTAATATTATCTGCTCCATGGTTTATGGCAGCAGATTTGAATATGATGATCCAGTATTTACATCTCTTGTAGAGCgaacaaacagaaacaatcaACTATTGGGGACACCTTCAGTACAG ATGTACAACATGTTCCCATGGGTTGGCAAATGGTTTGCTGGCAGGAAAGAATTCCAGAAATTGTTTGCTGCCAATAGGAAACAGAACTTACAGCTGTTCAGTCGTTTGAAGGAGACCCTCAATCCGCAGATGTGCAGAGGCTTAGTGGATGCCTTTCTGGTCCGAAAGCAAAATCTGGAG GAATCTGGGATCACCAACAGTCACTTCCACAATGAAAACCTTTTGATGACagttattcatttgtttgttgccGGCACCGATACAACAGCAACTACACTGAGATGGGGACTTCTGCTGATGGCCAAGTATCCAAAGATACAGG ATCAGGTCCAGGAGGAGCTGAGCAGGGTGATAGGAAGTCGTCAGGTGCAGGTCGAGGACAGGAAGAACCTGCCCTTCACAGACGCGGTCATCCATGAGACTCAGAGACTGGCCAACATCGTCCCCATGGCACTTCCTCACAAAACGAGCCAAGACGTCGTCTTCCAGGGTCACTTCATTAAGAAG GGGACCACAGTGTATCCTCTCTTGACATCTGTCCTGTATGATGAGAGTGAGTGGGACAGGCCACACACCTTTTATCCTGCCCACTTCCTGGACAAAGATGGGAAGTTTGTGAAGAGAGATGCCTTCATGCCTTTTTCTGCAG GTCGCAGGATTTGTCCTGGAGAAAGTCTGGCCAGGATGGAGCTCTTCGTCTTCTTCACCACCTTCCTGCAACACTTTCGTTTCTCTCCTGCACCTGGAGTTTCAGAGGATGAGCTGGATCTGACTCCACGTGTGGGCTTCACCCTCAGCCCTTCATCCCATAAACTGTGTGCTGTTTCCTGTATATGA
- the LOC122863039 gene encoding cytochrome P450 2K1-like isoform X2, which yields MGISDLFLQSSSSVALLGALVVLLLVYLVSSFSFSSQEYGKEPPGPRPLPVLGNLLQLDLKRPYNTLLELSKKYGSVFTVYFGPKKVVVLAGYKTVKEALVNHAEEFGDRDPMQIVNDSTQGNGVIWSNGDSWKEMRRFALTNLRDFGMGKKACEDKIIEECDYLIEVFKKFKGEAFDTTQPIHYAVSNIICSMVYGSRFEYDDPVFTSLVERTNRNNQLLGTPSVQMYNMFPWVGKWFAGRKEFQKLFAANRKQNLQLFSRLKETLNPQMCRGLVDAFLVRKQNLEESGITNSHFHNENLLMTVIHLFVAGTDTTATTLRWGLLLMAKYPKIQDQVQEELSRVIGSRQVQVEDRKNLPFTDAVIHETQRLANIVPMALPHKTSQDVVFQGHFIKKGTTVYPLLTSVLYDESEWDRPHTFYPAHFLDKDGKFVKRDAFMPFSAGRRICPGESLARMELFVFFTTFLQHFRFSPAPGVSEDELDLTPRVGFTLSPSSHKLCAVSCI from the exons ATGGGGATATCAGATCTTTTTCTCCAGTCCTCCAGTTCTGTCGCCCTGTTGGGGGCTCTGGTGGTCCTGCTGCTCGTCTACCTCGTCTCCTCCTTCAGCTTCAGCTCCCAGGAGTACGGGAAGGAACCTCCAGGACCCAGACCACTTCCCGTGCTCGGaaacctgctgcagctggaccTCAAGAGACCCTACAACACATTGCTGGAG CTTTCCAAGAAATATGGATCAGTGTTCACTGTCTATTTTGGACCCAAGAAAGTGGTGGTCCTGGCTGGATACAAGACAGTGAAGGAGGCGCTTGTCAATCATGCTGAAGAGTTTGGAGACAGAGATCCAATGCAAATTGTAAATGATTCTACTCAAGGAAATG GAGTTATATGGTCCAATGGTGATTCGTGGAAAGAGATGAGGCGCTTTGCCTTGACGAACCTGAGAGACTTTGGGATGGGCAAGAAGGCTTGTGAGGACAAAATCATTGAGGAATGTGACTACCTCATTGAAGTTTTTAAGAAATTTAAAG GAGAAGCTTTTGATACGACTCAACCAATACACTATGCTGTCTCTAATATTATCTGCTCCATGGTTTATGGCAGCAGATTTGAATATGATGATCCAGTATTTACATCTCTTGTAGAGCgaacaaacagaaacaatcaACTATTGGGGACACCTTCAGTACAG ATGTACAACATGTTCCCATGGGTTGGCAAATGGTTTGCTGGCAGGAAAGAATTCCAGAAATTGTTTGCTGCCAATAGGAAACAGAACTTACAGCTGTTCAGTCGTTTGAAGGAGACCCTCAATCCGCAGATGTGCAGAGGCTTAGTGGATGCCTTTCTGGTCCGAAAGCAAAATCTGGAG GAATCTGGGATCACCAACAGTCACTTCCACAATGAAAACCTTTTGATGACagttattcatttgtttgttgccGGCACCGATACAACAGCAACTACACTGAGATGGGGACTTCTGCTGATGGCCAAGTATCCAAAGATACAGG ATCAGGTCCAGGAGGAGCTGAGCAGGGTGATAGGAAGTCGTCAGGTGCAGGTCGAGGACAGGAAGAACCTGCCCTTCACAGACGCGGTCATCCATGAGACTCAGAGACTGGCCAACATCGTCCCCATGGCACTTCCTCACAAAACGAGCCAAGACGTCGTCTTCCAGGGTCACTTCATTAAGAAG GGGACCACAGTGTATCCTCTCTTGACATCTGTCCTGTATGATGAGAGTGAGTGGGACAGGCCACACACCTTTTATCCTGCCCACTTCCTGGACAAAGATGGGAAGTTTGTGAAGAGAGATGCCTTCATGCCTTTTTCTGCAG GTCGCAGGATTTGTCCTGGAGAAAGTCTGGCCAGGATGGAGCTCTTCGTCTTCTTCACCACCTTCCTGCAACACTTTCGTTTCTCTCCTGCACCTGGAGTTTCAGAGGATGAGCTGGATCTGACTCCACGTGTGGGCTTCACCCTCAGCCCTTCATCCCATAAACTGTGTGCTGTTTCCTGTATATGA